The Coleofasciculus sp. FACHB-T130 genome includes a window with the following:
- a CDS encoding glycosyltransferase family 87 protein, protein MLEAFNYIQSEHQQLLYSKVFFEEQTKFQYPPTSLLVFYFLKINVVEGFLRNIGLSIFNTLKFISWNFIILTIFFVIQIFNLSLKKHKWKENGAIPRFERIAINFFLVCLSLSFYPVVKAYTLGQIQCWLNALFAVLFWCWMTDRKKIAGILGGIMCLIKPQYALILIWGILRKQWSFTLGFIATSSLGLIVSISLIGFADHVNYLSVLSFISKHGETFFTNQSINGVLNRWLFNDPILNFNHNSFPPYNPWVYLGTVLSSIALISAALFLPMLTSEKGSITDFSIIALTSTIASPIAWEHHYGILLPIYAFLLPYLLTKKVLGKFTIYFLAISYFLTSNYFAIAKDLAYKKIAFLPLNIFLSYLLAGGLMVLVCLYILRGTKYEINEGNDNPQNNVAIE, encoded by the coding sequence AACTATATTCAATCCGAGCATCAGCAATTATTATACTCTAAGGTTTTTTTTGAAGAACAAACAAAATTTCAGTATCCCCCTACCTCTCTGCTGGTCTTCTATTTTCTAAAAATAAATGTAGTTGAGGGATTTCTAAGAAATATTGGATTATCTATATTTAATACTTTAAAATTTATTTCATGGAATTTTATTATCCTAACGATTTTTTTTGTTATTCAAATATTTAATTTAAGTTTAAAAAAGCACAAATGGAAAGAAAACGGAGCAATACCGAGATTCGAGCGAATTGCTATCAATTTTTTCCTAGTTTGTTTAAGTTTGAGTTTTTACCCGGTAGTGAAAGCCTATACATTAGGGCAGATTCAGTGTTGGCTTAATGCTTTGTTTGCTGTGCTTTTTTGGTGTTGGATGACAGATAGGAAAAAAATCGCAGGCATTTTAGGAGGAATAATGTGCCTGATTAAGCCCCAGTATGCTCTGATTTTGATATGGGGAATTTTGCGTAAGCAATGGAGCTTTACTCTGGGATTTATCGCCACAAGCTCGCTTGGATTGATAGTTTCAATATCCTTAATTGGCTTTGCAGATCATGTTAACTACTTAAGCGTATTATCATTTATTTCCAAGCACGGCGAAACTTTTTTTACAAACCAATCAATTAATGGTGTTTTAAATAGATGGTTATTTAACGATCCCATTCTTAACTTTAATCATAATTCTTTCCCGCCCTATAACCCTTGGGTTTACTTGGGAACAGTACTAAGTTCAATCGCTTTAATTTCAGCAGCTCTATTCTTGCCAATGCTAACGAGTGAGAAAGGAAGTATCACGGATTTCTCTATTATTGCATTAACCTCCACAATTGCTTCTCCAATTGCTTGGGAACATCATTATGGGATTCTTTTGCCAATTTATGCTTTTTTACTTCCTTATTTATTAACCAAAAAAGTATTAGGAAAGTTTACGATTTATTTCCTGGCTATAAGTTATTTCTTAACCAGTAATTATTTTGCGATCGCTAAGGATTTAGCGTACAAAAAAATAGCTTTTCTCCCCCTAAACATTTTTCTGTCTTATTTACTGGCTGGCGGTTTAATGGTTTTAGTATGTCTATACATTTTAAGGGGTACGAAATATGAGATAAATGAGGGTAACGATAACCCTCAAAATAACGTAGCTATTGAGTAG